The following coding sequences lie in one Arachis hypogaea cultivar Tifrunner chromosome 4, arahy.Tifrunner.gnm2.J5K5, whole genome shotgun sequence genomic window:
- the LOC112796628 gene encoding DNA ligase 4, giving the protein MATEQTKFSVMCSLFNWTQRAKSPAKKRAKFRKFLDSFCADRNFFPAIRLVLPNLDRERGSYGLKESVLAISLIDALGMSRDSEDALRLINWRKGGAKTGANAGNFALVATEVLQRRQGTASGGLTIKEVNDLLDQLAASENRAEKTQVLSTFIQKTNAQEMKWIIMIVLKDLKLGISEKSIFHEFHPDAEDLFNVTCDLKLVCEKLRDRNQRHKRQDIEVGKAVRPQLAKRVANAAEAWKKLHGKEVVVECKFDGDRIQIHKNGTEIHFFSRNFLDHSEYAHAMSEIIQQNILVDRCILDGEMLVWDSSLNRFAEFGSNQEIAKAARDGLDSDRQLCYVAFDILYFGDTSVIHQTLKERHEILRKVVRPLKGRLEILVPNGGLNSHCSSGEPCWSFIAHNVDEVEKFFKETIENRDEGIVIKDLGSKWEPSDRSGKWLKLKPEYIQAGTDLDVLIIGGYYGSGRRGGEVAQFLVGLAERPSPNTHPKRFISFCRVGTGLSDDELDALVTKLKPYFRKYEYPKKRPPSFYQVTNHSKERPDVWVDSPEKSIILSITSDIRTIESEVFAAPYSLRFPRIDRVRYDKAWYECLDVQSFIELVQSSNGTTQRDTETKQGGKSNRIRSSIRGEKKNMSIVPSHLTQTDVSSIKGDSRIFSNMMFYFVNVPPSHSLESLHKMIAENGGVFSMNLNNSVTHRVAAESKGFKFEAAKRHGDIIHYSWILDCCSQKKLVPLQPKYFLFLSEVTRKKLQEEIDEFSDSYYMYIDLGEFKQLLNTINRSEDISTIDHYSKKYCPKDEWSVFIGCSIYFHTAIPSVKGDWKVLLQLALRRFKVEVLMGGGRVTDKLTCATHLVVLSVPGYDAEFDEIQRCFTSVDRRFLQSKRLHIIKSHWFEDCLDNNKRLPEESYSLRPSAIEESTSENGENDILEAHFGGDNVQDQNVPSEKENRQRSAKAAHEHSLATVSHENVGPRKRGRPAGRGVKNVKMAGNKAQRARPRTVRKRAKISEYESDKSDSHDNEPEEQEDDTGEASFDIYNRHLEPQEVEQQANVQVAETEESSEPNRAVHDLRNSSESERMYVPEIKMADRTNDQNSELAKEIENRADPMLFDKIPSLATAKKVEDTKHCDLKEERPAAAAESSSTNTAEPTITKKKKVSYKDVANDLLKDW; this is encoded by the exons atggcGACGGAGCAAACCAAGTTCAGCGTTATGTGCAGCCTCTTCAACTGGACGCAGCGTGCCAAGTCGCCGGCCAAGAAGCGCGCAAAGTTCCGCAAGTTCCTCGACTCATTCTGCGCCGACCGCAACTTCTTCCCTGCCATTCGCCTTGTCCTCCCAAACCTCGACCGCGAGCGCGGCTCCTACGGCCTCAAGGAGTCAGTCCTCGCCATTTCCCTCATCGACGCCCTCGGCATGTCTCGCGACTCCGAAGACGCCCTTCGCCTCATTAATTGGCGCAAGGGCGGCGCCAAGACCGGCGCCAATGCCGGCAATTTCGCCCTCGTCGCCACCGAG GTACTGCAGCGCAGGCAAGGTACTGCTTCGGGTGGATTGACGATAAAGGAGGTAAATGACTTGCTTGATCAGTTGGCTGCTAGTGAAAACAG GGCCGAGAAGACTCAGGTTCTTTCTACCTTTATCCAAAAGACAAATGCACAGGAAATGAAGTGGATTATCATGATAGTCCTCAAAG ATCTGAAGCTAGGAATTAGTGAAAAAAGCATTTTTCATGAATTCCATCCTGATGCTGAAGACTTATTTAATGTTACATGTGACTTAAAATTAGTGTGTGAAAAACTAAGGGATCGGAATCAGCGTCATAAGCGACAG GATATTGAAGTTGGAAAAGCTGTGCGTCCTCAGCTAGCTAAGAGAGTTGCTAATGCAGCTGAAGCATGGAAGAAG CTTCATGGGAAGGAAGTGGTTGTCGAGTGCAAATTTGATGGTGACCGCATTCAAATTCACAAAAATGGAACAGAGATACATTTCTTCTCGAG GAACTTCCTTGATCATTCAGAATATGCACATGCAATGTCAGAAATCATACAGCAAAACATTTTGGTAGATAG GTGCATACTTGATGGTGAAATGTTGGTTTGGGACAGTTCCTTGAATCGTTTTGCTGAGTTTGGCTCAAATCAGGAAATAG CCAAGGCAGCAAGGGATGGACTTGACAGTGACAGACAG TTATGCT ATGTTGCATTTGATATCCTTTATTTTGGAGATACTAGTGTAATTCACCAAACTTTGAAGGAACGACATGAGATTCTCCGTAAAGTTGTGAGGCCATTGAAGGGGCGCCTTGAAATTTTAGTACCTAATGGTGGTCTTAATAGTCATTGCTCTTCTG GTGAACCATGTTGGTCATTCATTGCTCATAATGTGGACGAAGTTGAGAAATTTTTCAAAGAAACTATAGAGAACAG AGATGAGGGAATAGTTATCAAAGACCTCGGTTCTAAATGGGAGCCTAGTGATCGAAGTGGAAAGTGGCTAAAATTGAAGCCTGAGTACATTCAAGCTGGCACTGATCTGGATGTGCTTATCATAG GAGGTTATTATGGCTCTGGACGACGTGGAGGGGAG GTTGCTCAGTTCTTGGTGGGCCTTGCTGAGCGTCCATCCCCAAATACACATCCCAAGCG GTTTATCTCCTTCTGTAGAGTTGGTACTGGGCTTTCTGATGATGAGCTTGATGCGTTAGTAACAAAACTCAAACCTTACTTCCG aAAGTATGAATATCCGAAGAAGAGGCCGCCAAGTTTCTATCAAGTAACTAATCATTCAAAAGAAAGGCCTGATGTGTGGGTTGATAGCCCTGAAAA ATCGATTATTCTGTCCATAACCAGTGATATCCGAACTATAGAATCTGAG GTATTTGCTGCACCGTACAGCCTGAGGTTTCCTCGGATTGACAGGGTGAGATATGACAAAGCTTGGTACGAATGCCTTGATGTGCAAT CATTCATAGAACTAGTACAGTCCAGCAATGGAACTACTCAGAGGGATACAGAAACCAAGCAGGGTGGCAAATCAAATCGTATAAGGTCCTCCATAAggggagaaaagaaaaacatgtccATTGTTCCTTCTCATTTAACTCAGACTGATGTTTCCAGTATCAAGGGAGACTCTCGTATATTTTCAAATATGATGTTTT ACTTCGTTAATGTGCCTCCATCTCATTCTCTTGAGAGCTTGCACAAAATGATTGCAGAGAATGGGGGAGTTTTCTCAATGAACTTGAATAACTCTGTCACTCATCGTGTGGCGGCAGAGAGCAagg GGTTTAAATTTGAAGCTGCAAAACGTCATGGTGATATCATTCACTACAGTTGGATATTAGATTGCTGCTCACAAAAGAAGCTTGTCCCCTTACAGCCAAA GTACTTCCTCTTCCTATCTGAAGTAACAAGGAAGAAGTTACAAGAAGAAATTGACGAGTTCTCTGACTCTTACTACATGTATATTGATCTTGGAGAGTTCAAACAG CTCTTAAACACTATTAATCGGTCAGAGGATATCAGTACTATTGATCATTACAGCAAAAAATACTGTCCAAAGGATGAGTGGTCTGTCTTTATTGGATGCTCCATATATTTCCACACTGCAATACCATCAGT GAAAGGGGACTGGAAAGTTCTATTGCAACTTGCTTTGAGAAGATTCAAGGTTGAAGTTCTCATGGGCGGTGGTAGAGTTACTGATAAACTTACTTGTGCAACCCATTTAGTTGTCTTGTCAGTTCCAGGATATGATGCCGAATTTGATGAGATACAGAGATG TTTTACTTCAGTGGATAGGAGGTTTCTCCAGAGCAAGAGGTTGCATATAATAAAATCCCATTGGTTTGAAGATTGTCTGGACAATAACAAAAGATTACCAGAAGAAAGTTACAGCTTGAGGCCCTCTGCAATAGAAGAGTCAACATCTGAAAATGG TGAAAATGACATCTTAGAGGCTCACTTTGGTGGAGACAATGTACAAGACCAGAATGTACCCTCTGAAAAGGAAAATAGACAGAGAAGTGCAAAAGCTGCTCATGAACACAGTTTGGCCACGGTGTCCCATGAGAATGTTGGCCCAAGGAAGAGAGGAAGACCTGCAGGGAGAGGTGTTAAAAATGTTAAGATGGCTGGCAACAAAGCCCAAAGAGCACGGCCACGCACTGTGAGAAAGCGTGCAAAAATAAGCGAGTATGAATCGGACAAAAGTGATTCTCATGACAATGAACCAGAAGAGCAGGAGGATGACACCGGAGAAGCAAGTTTTGATATTTACAATAGACATTTGGAACCTCAGGAGGTCGAGCAACAGGCCAATGTCCAAGTTGCTGAAACAGAAGAAAGTTCTGAACCAAACAGGGCAGTGCATGATTTGAGGAATAGTAGTGAGAGTGAAAGAATGTATGTTCCAGAAATAAAAATGGCAGATAGGACCAATGACCAAAACAGTGAATTGGCTAAAGAAATTGAAAATCGGGCTGATCCCATGTTATTTGACAAGATTCCGAGCCTTGCTACCGCCAAGAAAGTTGAGGACACTAAGCATTGTGATCTAAAAGAAGAGAGgccagcagcagcagcagaaaGCAGTAGCACCAATACTGCAGAACCTacaatcactaagaaaaagaaagtTAGCTACAAGGACGTTGCCAATGACCTGCTCAAAGATTGGTAG
- the LOC112796627 gene encoding transcription factor bHLH35 isoform X1, with protein sequence MENIGDEYHRYWETSMFLQTQELDNHGSWGLDEALSGYYDSSSPDGAASSAASKNIVSERNRRKKLNERLFALRSVVPNISKMDKASIIKDAIEYIQKLQEQERIIQSEIVELESGMMVEKKNPNSYEFEHQELPVLLRSKKKRTDELYDSLNSRNSPIHILELRVTYMGEKTIVVSLTCSKRTDTMVKLCEIFESLKLKIITANITSLSSARLLKTVFIEADEEEKDLLQIKIQTAIAALNDPLSPMSI encoded by the exons atGGAGAATATTGGTGATGAGTACCATCGTTATTGGGAGACCAGCATGTTCCTCCAAACCCAAGAACTCGACAA CCATGGCAGCTGGGGTTTGGATGAGGCGTTGTCAGGCTACTACGATTCGAGCTCGCCGGACGGTGCGGCTTCGTCGGCGGCGTCGAAGAATATTGTGtcggagaggaatagaaggaagAAGCTCAATGAAAGGCTTTTTGCTCTTCGATCAGTGGTCCCCAACATCAGCAAG ATGgataaggcttcaataataaagGATGCAATTGAGTACATACAAAAGTTGCAAGAACAAGAGAGGATAATTCAATCAGAGATAGTTGAGCTTGAGAGTGGTATGATGGTGGAGAAGAAGAACCCTAACAGCTATGAATTTGAGCATCAGGAGCTTCCAGTGTTGTTGAGGTCCAAGAAGAAGAGAACAGATGAGCTTTATGATTCTCTCAATTCTAGAAACTCCCCTATTCATATACTAGAG CTGAGAGTAACATACATGGGAGAGAAGACAATAGTGGTAAGCTTGACATGCAGTAAAAGGACAGATACAATGGTGAAACTGTGTGAAATTTTTGAGTCATTGAAACTGAAGATCATCACCGCCAATATCACTTCCCTTTCCTCTGCCAGGCTTTTGAAGACAGTCTTCATTGAG gcagatgaagaagaaaaagatcttTTGCAGATAAAGATCCAAACAGCAATTGCAGCTCTTAATGACCCTCTAAGTCCAATGAGCATTTGA
- the LOC112796627 gene encoding transcription factor bHLH35 isoform X2, with translation MENIGDEYHRYWETSMFLQTQELDNWGLDEALSGYYDSSSPDGAASSAASKNIVSERNRRKKLNERLFALRSVVPNISKMDKASIIKDAIEYIQKLQEQERIIQSEIVELESGMMVEKKNPNSYEFEHQELPVLLRSKKKRTDELYDSLNSRNSPIHILELRVTYMGEKTIVVSLTCSKRTDTMVKLCEIFESLKLKIITANITSLSSARLLKTVFIEADEEEKDLLQIKIQTAIAALNDPLSPMSI, from the exons atGGAGAATATTGGTGATGAGTACCATCGTTATTGGGAGACCAGCATGTTCCTCCAAACCCAAGAACTCGACAA CTGGGGTTTGGATGAGGCGTTGTCAGGCTACTACGATTCGAGCTCGCCGGACGGTGCGGCTTCGTCGGCGGCGTCGAAGAATATTGTGtcggagaggaatagaaggaagAAGCTCAATGAAAGGCTTTTTGCTCTTCGATCAGTGGTCCCCAACATCAGCAAG ATGgataaggcttcaataataaagGATGCAATTGAGTACATACAAAAGTTGCAAGAACAAGAGAGGATAATTCAATCAGAGATAGTTGAGCTTGAGAGTGGTATGATGGTGGAGAAGAAGAACCCTAACAGCTATGAATTTGAGCATCAGGAGCTTCCAGTGTTGTTGAGGTCCAAGAAGAAGAGAACAGATGAGCTTTATGATTCTCTCAATTCTAGAAACTCCCCTATTCATATACTAGAG CTGAGAGTAACATACATGGGAGAGAAGACAATAGTGGTAAGCTTGACATGCAGTAAAAGGACAGATACAATGGTGAAACTGTGTGAAATTTTTGAGTCATTGAAACTGAAGATCATCACCGCCAATATCACTTCCCTTTCCTCTGCCAGGCTTTTGAAGACAGTCTTCATTGAG gcagatgaagaagaaaaagatcttTTGCAGATAAAGATCCAAACAGCAATTGCAGCTCTTAATGACCCTCTAAGTCCAATGAGCATTTGA